The DNA sequence CGGTGTATACAATATAagagtaaatttttttaattatttaataaagtgtgatatttaatcatttaatattttttttataattttttttattttatttaaaaaatataaaataaaagatcatattttatcaaataattaaaaaaaagtttgagAGGATATAATCTCTATAAACATTTAATGCTTTTCattattaaacaataaaattcttCTAATGCTTTTCATATGTAACAAATTATAAAAGCACAcggacattttgtgaaattgcAAATGATACCTCACCCTGGGAAAATATGCAAAAACCATAAAAGTCGAAAGTTCCAGCCATATTTGCCAAAAGATTCCATCCTCTCGAAAGACATGAAGATCTAACGGCTTAAAGAATTGGTTTGGCCAGCGCACTTCTTTTGAAGGGGCTTTCCACATACGTGGACTGTATTTGTATAATGTATCGCCATTATTAAAACTTCTTATAGTGTTTAGATAAAATCACACATGACGTCACCACGCAAAATCATATCATCTTTGCTTTCAAgttaaaataatttgttttttCACACTCATTATTAcaatcaatattattattattattattattattattattattattattattatcaaagttCTACACAATTCTACCCTTGCATCCCGTTTCTGATGTGATGTGTGTTCCTGTCAGTATGCATGCAGTATTTAGTTAACGATTTTATTCGGTTGTCGCAAAGTCATAATGGAAACAAGAGAagcaaagaagaaataaaatgatGCATATATAAGCTCCATGTTTAGCGTTCCATAATTTGGATATTACTGTTTAGAGTATGTTTATGGATTATTACTTAGATAGcgtttgtttttcagtatttttaaaaagtagagatacaaaagactaaaattttgagagatagagactgaaattttaataatattttatacttaaaatatcttcattttaattaattaattttaattttatttttagtataaattaaattaaaattttattcttgtttcaatttctgtctttcattttgcaccaaacagaatattaaaatttatttcaatttctgtcttttagtctctgtctctcaatctcaatctttccgtctctgtctctctaccaaacgctaccttagtagCACTCTTCTTGATGCATGCATCTCTGTTGTAAAATTATACATTCAGGCCATTTTCCAGGGAGAAACTGGTCATGGTCTCATGGAACTTAAAAGTGGAATTGTTACATCCATGGTCACACACAAGCTGCTTTACCCTACCGCTTGGCCAAGGATCTTAGATTGCCTTGTCGTGAAGAACAGTGGCAGTGCCCCCAAATATGACACGTTGGCAGCATGCACCTCTACGTGGCACCCCAGCACATTAGACTTCGGGGACATAACTCATCCTTACCAATACAAACCTATCTCTTCATCATAACAATCAGCAACACCTAGTTAAGTTCTAATTCAACCTCTATATATTCTCACACCTTAAACTCAACTAGCACAGCCCCACATAATCTCGCTGCCTCTCATTCTTCAAAAATGGCGAGCAAGGATGTTAAGTTCCCTCCTCAGAGCCAGGAGACTCAGCCAGGGAAAGAGTACATAATGAATCCGATTCCTCAAGCCATAAGTCCAGACTACAAGCCCTCCAACAAGCTCTGGGTATGCATCATAAATTCACAATAACGGTGTGTTACTGTGTGATAGGTGTTaatgctaagttatctaaatgcaGTGTTTGTTTTGGCTTAATGGTTTGGCCATATACAGGGTAAGGTGGCTTTGGTGACAGGAGGTGATTCTGGGATAGGCAGAgcagtgtgtgtgtgttttgcaAAAGAGGGTGCAACCGTTGCATTTACATACGTTAAGGGCCACGAGGACAGGGACAAGGATGACACACTTAAGATGCTGCTAGAATCCAAGACAAGTGATGCACAAGATCCTTTGGCAATAGCTGCGGATATTGGATTTGATGAGAACTGCAAGCAGGTTGTTGATCATGTTGTCCAAGAATATGGACGCATTGATATTCTAGTTAACAATGCAGCCGAGCAGCACTTGACTAAATCGGTCGAGGAAATCACCCAAGATCAACTAGAAAGAGTCTTCAAGACCAATATGTTTTCGCAGTTCTACTTGGTCAGGTATGGAAAATCAGGCATGGATTGTTGTttagaaaagagaataaaatatataatgatcCCAAAAGGGTGTGTGCAGGCATGCACTGATTCACATGAAAGAAGGGAGTTCCATTATCAACTCAACCTCAGTTAATGCCTACAGTGGAAGTCCTCAAGCACTGGACTATACCGCAACGAAGGGAGCCATTGTGGCCTTCACAAGAGGGCTTGCTCGGATGCTGGTGAGCAAGGGGATTCGGGTGAATGCGGTGGCGCCGGGTCCGGTTTGGACGCCAATACAACCAGCTTCCATGCCTGCCGAGATGATTCAGAGTTTAGGGTCAGAGGTGCCAATGAAGCGAGCAGCTCAACCATCGGAGATTGCACCCTGTTATTTGTTCTTGGCATCCCTTCAGGACTCTTCTTACTTTAGTGGCCAAGTTCTCCATCCAAATGGTACGTGACTTCTTTCCCTAGACTTTTGTGTTTTGGCCTTTTTGGGGTATCAAATCATGCTTATAGATTGTGCGATTTTTTGCAGGTGGCGTGATCGTCAATGCTTAGTActgttatatatatacacatatatatatggTTAGGCCCTGTGAATATGCAGCACTATCAAAGGAGATACTTATTTAGATTATGTTGTGGGTGTGGGGTTGAAACTAGAGTTTAGCGTATTTCGATATGAATAAAGTTTGTGTACCGGTTGTGCAAGATATTATGAGAAGGTCAATGGCAATGTTTTCTCTATTTCAGAAATAGTAATAATGGGTACATGTTGCTTTCAGTGGCACGTAATAACAAGCCATGAAACCAATCCACTAAAACAGAACGAGATACCTCTTTAGTCTGTATCAATTAGTTATTTGAATAACGTATGTCAGAGAAACGCTACTATTTCATTCAGATCAATGCAAGTATCGGCATGTGAAAGGCTCTTAAGAAAGCAACATAGATGGGATAAGATAATAAGAATCAATGCAGTTCACAGTATCTATTTGATAGGCACTTATTCAGAATAGAAGAAAGCACTTGACTGTAAACGGATCATAAATAATCCGTAACTCCTAGAAATTATTGAGCATATGCAGGACGCATACCAACAGGTACATTGGCTACCAGGACGTCTCTTGCACTGCAGGCCTCTTCCTGGACTGGTGACAGAGCATAGCATGGTAGATTTGTTAATCCCAGCTTAAGTCTTCACGGCATTTGTTCACTCTAAAGGACCAAAATAAACGCGTGTAAAGAACCAATCCTTTTAAGAATAAATGGTTTGAACATAGAtaaaatctgtgatactgtaggAGCTAGGGATTATATGTAGTACCCTGAACACTTGGAGTTGGAGGAGGAACAAGAGATGGAGAGTCTGAACTAATATGACAAACCAAAACTCCAGATTGCTGCTGCTCAATGGCATTATTCTGCTGGACAGACTTCCCTTTGAAGGGGATGATAGAGATGCCCCTACCACCATTGACTGGCCTGATGGTACTTGACCGTTTCGACGAAAGATCAAGACGTTCGATCATCTTTGCAACACCAGCAATGCCTACGTTCATCTCACGCCGAACACCTTTACTGAGCTCTTTCACTGAGGCATTATGAGCAATCAACTTCTCTTTAAGGCCTCGAGTGCTTTTTGAAATTGATTCCTTATATCTGTTACAATATTCATGTATAACATTAGCAACAATGCGATTCTTGTAGTAGCTGGCACAAACTGCAACAAATATTCACTTTACCTTGCCGAAGCAGCAGAAAATTTGGACTTGATGGACTTGGGGAAGGAGAACATTTCAGCAGTGTTCACTCTCCTATCACTCTCAAGTGGTTGCCAGCTAAAACAGCAGGAGAAATGAATTGAGTGATTAGACTCTAAGACCAACATGAGCTTCCTGATGAATAACAAATTGCATTGCTTGCTTTATACCTGGGCTTTAAAGAGACTTCACTCTCAGAAGATGATGAAACACTACCCTCAGATGGTGGCTGAATCCTAGAAGCTGGAATAGAAGAATTTGAAACAAGCACCTCTGATGGACCTGCACCATAATATCTCTGCCTTTTTCGTGTGTGAATATGACCAGTTGTGCTTGCTGCAGTAGCATCTAGGTGTTGCATAAGTTGCTCATCAAGATCAGAGTCATCTGAACAAGGATAATCCTGCAAACACCAGCAAATTAATTTACCCAtgattattttttctctttttacctCAAGTTCATGAAATGATACTTGTAATCTTGTATCAACACAACTCATACAAGtaaatattaacaaaagaaaacagATATAATACTCTTCCAATCACTCACATGATCATCATTGAGTCGTTCAAGGGGACTAGGAGAGCTGGCGTATGAAGATGAATGTTCATTCCTGGATATTAAGCGTTTTTCAGCCTCCACTGCAGCTAGAAGCTCTTGGCTGGGGGGGGAAAAAAAATCGGTGATGGATTATTGGTTAAAACTACAAGTTAAAAAGCATACTAACAAAAACTGAAAAGAAAAATGCACCGAAGGTAGAACCAAATACCTGGTGGGGTCTTTTAAGCTAAGTAACTGCCAACATATTGGGCACTCTTTGCTTCTCTGTGacctaaggaaaaaaaaaaaagaaaggaaaggaaaataCGTGAGAAACAGAGAATTGGATCATTTTTCATGTCTATAAATCATGAAAGGGGAAGCTTGATTTATATTTAAAGAGAAATTAGGCTTACCATTCAATAATACAATGCAGATGATAATCATGTTTGCAACTGGTAATCTGGGATCGGAAAGAAAACATGTCAATAAACATTCATTGTTAAATGTTAACAATTGCACTAGCAACAGTAAGAATGCAAACATCCAAGTGcaattatgtatatgaaattCTGAGCAATACCAAATCTCTTAAAACTAGAGTATACTATTAGTAATCCATGTGGCTACAATCGTGTTGAATAAAGATTGTAAATTGTCcacaaaactaaaaaaataaataaataaaagaagagaatgatACAGTGGCGGGGTCGTTGGCGGTGTAGGGTTCAAGACAAATGCTGCAGGCGTCATCGGAGCAGTCGTCGGAAGTGGGCATTGGATAGGACTATAGGTAGCGTGTCGGAGAAGGAGACTTTCGATTTTcgttgaacaagaaaaagaagggCACTGAGCAGCCTTATATTAGTGAATAGTGAGTGACAGGGACTCGGAGATTGTAAAAAAGTCAAAGAAAGCGATTGCAGAAAGCAGAAAAAGAGGAAAAGCAGCCACCAACACGCATCCACCTTCCGAGTCAGACGCCTATGCCTTTGTTTGATTTTGATCCGATCATCATCCAATCAtccatatcttttttattaggtCCAATACATTTTTTGTTAGAATAAAAAAGGCCAGGCCAGGCCCAGACCCTGGCCCAGAAAATAGAACCCAAACCGCCACGGCTAGTGTCTACAGAGAGAGTGAGCGAGATAGAAGATCCTCATTCCATCCATGTCCATGGAGACTCACAGTTTCTCCCTTGGGGTCAGGGTCGCGCCATTTGTAAAGCGAACTGTAACGGTTTATCATGTGCCTCGCTTACGTAACCTTAATCGAACCCACCCTGCAGCTCAGTGCATTCTTCCACAACCACCACTTACTAACCATTCTCCCACTTTGCGAGATATATGCCAGCCTCATGTCCCCACCCATATTTTGCAAAGGTAATTTCAagtttcttctttattgtgctctGCTTAATCATACTCAGTCATTGTTGTTGCTGTTTCAGGATGGAAGAGATTGGATATGTGATGCCTACAGATGTTCAGAGGGAGGCTTTGCCTCATCTTTTCTCTGGCCGTGACTGTATACTTCATGCTCAGGTTAGGTTATTCTGCTCTTTTCAATTTGTATGCTTATTGATAGCAaacttttctctcctttttcctTGGTTTCGTTTCAACGTGTTAGAAAACTTTTTGACTGATTCTCATATGGCTAAACATTTTTCCTTGTTTACTTATCTTTCCGTGTGTTAGCCTAACATTCAATGTTAAAGAAGTAATACTAATGTGGATCTGTAACCTTATTTTACTTATAATCTAGACAGGTTCTGGGAAGACACTTACATACCTGCTTTTGATTTATTCCATCATCAACACTTTGAAATCTTCTGTGCAAGCGCTTGTTGTCGTCCCCACTCGTGAACTTGGCATGCAAGTAAGAATGCCGACGAGTTTTGAACTTTTTATGCTATAGCAACATGATAAATATTTTTGGCGCCACATAACAGGGCGATTTCCCTTGGAAAGGGCTAATTACTGAGTGAAAACATTTTAATGGCAAGGTCACTAAAGTTGCAAGGATGTTGGCAGCAAAGCCAACTGGAGTCGACGGGGAGCAGAAGTCGTGTACCATCATGGCTCTCTTGGATGGAGGAACATTGAGAAGACACAAGAGTTGGTTAAAGGTAAAACCCTTTCATCCTCTTTTAGAGTAAATtctgtttaatttcttgttttctacaTTTTCGCTGCTATAGATACTAATGGTACACAGTGAAACTAATGCTTTAGTATGTTATATTCTGCAAAATACatttactaaaaattatataagcCATTTCATTAGCATTCTCATATACAACTGCTTATAGTTCATTGGTTTGCTTAGCAAATGTGTGTTTAGATAATAACTACTGCACAGTTGTTGTCTAACCTTGTAGAATTGGCCATTTTCTTTGATCAGTGGAAGCATTGAGTCTTATAGAGAAAACCATTTTAATGCTCATTTAAGATTAATCTTTCTTAAATTCTAGGCAGAGCCTCCAACAGTAGTGGTTGCAACAGTTGGGAGTTTATGCCAAATGCTTGAAAGACAAATTTTCTTGCTTGAATCTGTGCGGGTGCTAATTGTTGATGAGGTAAAAGCTGTTCTT is a window from the Arachis hypogaea cultivar Tifrunner chromosome 1, arahy.Tifrunner.gnm2.J5K5, whole genome shotgun sequence genome containing:
- the LOC112763379 gene encoding uncharacterized protein, producing the protein MASKDVKFPPQSQETQPGKEYIMNPIPQAISPDYKPSNKLWGKVALVTGGDSGIGRAVCVCFAKEGATVAFTYVKGHEDRDKDDTLKMLLESKTSDAQDPLAIAADIGFDENCKQVVDHVVQEYGRIDILVNNAAEQHLTKSVEEITQDQLERVFKTNMFSQFYLVRHALIHMKEGSSIINSTSVNAYSGSPQALDYTATKGAIVAFTRGLARMLVSKGIRVNAVAPGPVWTPIQPASMPAEMIQSLGSEVPMKRAAQPSEIAPCYLFLASLQDSSYFSGQVLHPNGRIPTGTLATRTSLALQASSWTDFPLKGMIEMPLPPLTGLMVLDRFDERSRRSIIFATPAMPTNNAILVVAGTNCNKYSLYLAEAAENLDLMDLGKENISAKILIPSMSMETHSFSLGVRVAPFVKRTVTVYHVPRLRNLNRTHPAAQCILPQPPLTNHSPTLRDICQPHVPTHILQRMEEIGYVMPTDVQREALPHLFSGRDCILHAQTGSGKTLTYLLLIYSIINTLKSSVQALVVVPTRELGMQVTKVARMLAAKPTGVDGEQKSCTIMALLDGGTLRRHKSWLKAEPPTVVVATVGSLCQMLERQIFLLESVRVLIVDEVDFIFSSSKQVSSLRKLLTSYSSCNNRQTVFASASIPQHRRFLHDCVQQKWTKSDVIHIHVSPVEPMPSRLCHRFIICNNKRKLQTLLSLIQSDAPESGIIFVGEQSEKSKKAGNAPSTDLVIDFLKTSYEGPLDIVLLEDDMNFNSRAVSLLEVRKGGGYLLVATDIAARGVDLPEMSHIYNFDLPRTAIDYLHRAGRTCRKPFSDMKCTVTTITVPEERFVLQKYENELMFNSEELIP
- the LOC112705613 gene encoding E3 ubiquitin-protein ligase RHF1A yields the protein MPTSDDCSDDACSICLEPYTANDPATITSCKHDYHLHCIIEWSQRSKECPICWQLLSLKDPTSQELLAAVEAEKRLISRNEHSSSYASSPSPLERLNDDHDYPCSDDSDLDEQLMQHLDATAASTTGHIHTRKRQRYYGAGPSEVLVSNSSIPASRIQPPSEGSVSSSSESEVSLKPSWQPLESDRRVNTAEMFSFPKSIKSKFSAASARYKESISKSTRGLKEKLIAHNASVKELSKGVRREMNVGIAGVAKMIERLDLSSKRSSTIRPVNGGRGISIIPFKGKSVQQNNAIEQQQSGVLVCHISSDSPSLVPPPTPSVQE